Proteins encoded together in one Scytonema millei VB511283 window:
- a CDS encoding IS630 family transposase (programmed frameshift) — protein MPAPYSYDLRTKVIQAIDGGMGKTQASKIFKISRNTINLWLQKREETGDYRAEDGYQRGYGAKITDLEEFKEFVRKHGSRTQKEMASSWQEEISDRTIGKALRKLDLLEKKTYGYQERDEAKRQEFLEKIGQKGIEERVYIDESGIDNRDDYGYGWNEKGQRFFDLKSGKRSMRVSIISGLCQGKLIAPFTFEGACNRLVFEQWLSEKLLPHLKPGQTLILDNATFHKSEKIRELIAQAKCELEYLPPYSPDLNEIEHYWFPIKNRVRKSQGTIENFRERVDASVRLAS, from the exons ATGCCAGCTCCCTATAGTTATGATTTGAGAACAAAAGTCATACAGGCAATAGATGGTGGAATGGGAAAAACCCAAGCCAGTAAAATCTTTAAAATTAGCCGGAACACCATCAATCTCTGGCTTCAGAAAAGGGAAGAAACAGGAGATTATCGAGCAGAAGATGGATATCAGCGAGGCTATGGCGCAAAAATTACCGATTTAGAAGAGTTTAAGGAATTTGTCCGAAAACATGGCAGTCGAACTCAAAAAGAAATGGCTTCTTCTTGGCAAGAAGAAATTAGTGACAGAACTATTGGCAAAGCTTTG AGAAAATTAGATTTACTCGAAAAAAAAACTTACGGGTATCAAGAAAGAGATGAAGCCAAAAGGCAAGAGTTTCTCGAAAAGATTGGTCAAAAAGGCATAGAAGAGCGAGTATATATAGATGAGTCAGGAATAGATAATCGAGACGACTATGGTTATGGCTGGAATGAAAAAGGACAAAGATTCTTTGACTTGAAATCGGGAAAAAGAAGTATGAGAGTTAGCATTATCAGTGGTTTATGTCAAGGTAAATTGATAGCTCCATTCACATTTGAAGGCGCTTGCAATCGCTTAGTTTTTGAGCAATGGTTATCTGAAAAGTTGTTACCGCATTTAAAACCAGGACAGACTTTAATTCTAGACAATGCTACCTTTCATAAATCTGAGAAAATCCGAGAATTAATCGCCCAAGCAAAATGTGAACTTGAATACTTACCGCCTTACTCTCCCGATTTAAATGAGATTGAGCATTACTGGTTTCCGATTAAAAACCGAGTAAGGAAATCTCAAGGAACCATTGAAAACTTTCGTGAACGAGTAGATGCTTCTGTTCGTCTTGCGTCCTAA